The DNA region GTTAGCTTGGAGGTTGACCTGCAATCATGTTGCTCTCGTGTTGATACGCTTCCAGAATTTTTCGTCGTATGTAGAGCGACATAGCAGAGACCAGAGGCCGTGTTTATTTGCTGGCTTTTGGCTACGGTCCCTCGACACTTGCACCCAAACACATCTCAAATTCTAGTTCTTTTTCATCCTTCCCACAATGTTGCATACAGGAATGTCTGGTGGATATTTTATGCCCAAGGTTCCTCAAACCCGCTGTATTTTTTGGCCAAGACTTGGCGAAAACAGATAACATCCAAACGCATAAGATGGCTGATTCTGCATCTGTAGGTAGAAGGCTATAGGTATTCGATTTACTCCTGTATGTTCCCGTAGTTCTATAGATGCTTGAGGGTCTTTAGAGAATCGCAGGATCCCCCACTCGTAATTGCCTTCCGCCCCGGATGTCAAGCCGGTGCTGAACCAGGCCGGCGCTGCGCGCCGGGTCGGGTTCCGACATCACCTGCACCTTTCCCGACACCCCGAGAAAGCCCCGATATCTTTTCGGAGACACAGCCGAAGCTTATCGAAAGATCAGTATATCAACGAGATCCTGTTATGTCAAACCTGTGTTCCTTAACGATCAACTGCCCATACTGTAGCTTTCATTAGTATGTTCCTTTCGAGTCCTGTTGTCTTAGTATCTATCGCTGGCAGCGAAACGGATGCTGACCTTTGAACAGTGTCTGAGCCCATAGTCCCTCTTAACATCATCAAGGGTGCCGGCCACGAGTTCATCCCCCTGCCTGAGGGTGAGAATGCAACGGTTGCCGATTTCCACTCGTATGCTCAGCTCCTTGATTGTCTTGGTGAACCATGCACACAAAACTCAACACTGACGATGACGCAGAATCCGGACGAAAACCACCTCCTCCCCTGCTCATTTCACTTCCGGCTTTTACAAGATCGTCGCTGGGCCCTCTCGTCCCGCGCACTACACTTTCGAGGAAACCAAGTATGTCCTCAGTGGTCAGATAGATATCTTGGTATGTACCGCGGCGCGCTTTACATAATGAACACTATTCACGAAGTTCAATTGCAGGACGAGGCCACTGGCATCACGCATCACCTCGTTCCCGGAGacttcgccttcttccatGTGGGTTCGAAGGTCAAAGTATGTTATGTACCTCCTCCCTCTATCAACGAAACAGATTAACTAAGATCATTCACTGTCAGTTCTCAACCAAATCCGAAGGTCTCGCCTTTTACGCAGTAACGCGGCCCGTCAGGGTTCCTCACCCCAACTTGCAGGGCCGAGAGGAGGACGTGAGGGCAAAGCTTTAAGAGTACAAGAGAAACGTCATAAGATGGCCGTGGGATAATGAGAGAAGAGTCAAAACCATCTGCAATCAAATGGCTATACCGCCACATCATGTTGGGTTGCGCCAGCGAATTTTCTGCATGTCAACCGCCTGTGCTGGTTCTTGATTGCGTGACGGAGTCTCGCGTGAGAAATGAGAAACATTTTGGATTTAGTATAGAAAACCTTGCCGAGGTTTGTCTTATTACACCCCACCACATCCCCAGATTCTGTTTCCGGCTAGATGTAAGGCCTAGTTCTTGACCGGGCCCCAGTCTTCTACTCAAACAAACAGGAGATGCCAACTAGAGTCTCTTCACTGAAAGTAGCACCGAACCGGTGACCGAATCTGTTAATTTCGTGATGGCTTCACACGAGTGGAGCTATTCACTTGTACAAATCCGAAggtccggcgccggcataACGGGTTTTCCGGTACATTCCAAACGGGCCCGCTTCTCGTCAACCGACGGCCTCTCCGCGCGCATATACACGAGGATCTCAGCAGTCCACCCTTTTGTCCTAGAACCAAGCCACTTTCAACTAATGATCTCTATATAGCCACTCATAACATATCGTTCAAGGCACCCTGTAGGCGCTTTTGGCTCGAGCGTACTAGAGGGTAGAGAGTGCGCCAGACAAGCTTGGCTTCATTGTGGTCGAAGCGCCCGTGGTGATATCCAGAATTTTCATGACCCGCTTGACCTTGGATGCCTAAAGTGGTTGACACATTGGGGTAAGAAATTGAACTTCCAGGGTTTGAGTGAGCACCAAGTCGATCTTGACCATAGTTCTACATTATATGGGGACTCATGAGACGTGGAACCATCCAAGTTCACGTAATATTCTAAAGAAGAGAACAGAAGCTACTTAGTTAGGTGAAGTGGACAGACTTTGACGAGGAATATCAATGGAAGTGGGAGGATCAGCGGGCATCCTGGAGATTATGTAGCAGTTGTTATTGAATTCATGATTAATGATCCGGCTCCCACTTAGCGTATGCGCCCCAAGTACAAACTCAGTACCCCTGCACGTCATTTAAC from Colletotrichum higginsianum IMI 349063 chromosome 4, whole genome shotgun sequence includes:
- a CDS encoding Ethanolamine utilization protein, whose amino-acid sequence is MADSASVAFIMSEPIVPLNIIKGAGHEFIPLPEGENATVADFHSIRTKTTSSPAHFTSGFYKIVAGPSRPAHYTFEETKYVLSGQIDILDEATGITHHLVPGDFAFFHVGSKVKFSTKSEGLAFYAVTRPVRVPHPNLQGREEDVRAKL